A genomic window from Terrisporobacter glycolicus ATCC 14880 = DSM 1288 includes:
- a CDS encoding MFS transporter gives MSQATNISSSSKVKSGLKKNLFTICILAFAGSIIYAMPYFRNYYYNDYMSVYNLNNVQMGALGSAYGLLGLVSYFIGGVLADKFPAKKLLIISLVATGLGGFLHLVVNSFEGLVILYGLWGFTSLLMFWPPLMKVMRTLGNDDEQSRVYGIFEGGRGVVNAGHLAIATAIFGFFQAKAAPNLGLNWIIIFYSVCPIVCAIILAIVLKEPEKDNKEKTQSLKLKDMLEVIKMPAVWMVIIITFSTYVFNISFYYFTPYASNVIGASAVFAAIITVLAQYIRPVSSVAGGCLADKFGKGQTMLVGFLAMAVGTLILVLASSLQGSLQVGMLIFACIIIYLAMYSNFGIYFSLLSEGRIPLEKSGVAIGLVSTLGYLPEVLCPLAAGKTLDAFSGVTGYHMYFIGMAVVATIGAIFCFIWIKKYGNNFNKKSKTQGE, from the coding sequence ATGTCACAAGCAACTAATATATCATCGTCAAGCAAGGTTAAATCGGGACTTAAAAAGAACTTATTTACAATATGTATACTAGCTTTTGCAGGTTCAATAATTTATGCCATGCCGTATTTTAGAAACTATTATTACAATGACTATATGTCTGTGTATAATCTTAATAATGTTCAAATGGGAGCTTTAGGTAGTGCATATGGTCTTTTAGGTTTAGTTTCATATTTTATTGGAGGAGTATTAGCTGATAAGTTTCCAGCAAAGAAATTGTTAATAATTTCTCTAGTAGCTACTGGGTTAGGTGGATTTTTACACTTAGTGGTAAATTCTTTTGAAGGTTTAGTTATCCTTTACGGATTATGGGGATTTACATCATTATTAATGTTTTGGCCTCCTCTTATGAAGGTTATGAGAACTTTAGGAAATGATGATGAACAAAGTAGAGTATATGGTATATTTGAAGGTGGTAGAGGAGTTGTTAATGCAGGGCATCTTGCTATAGCAACTGCTATATTTGGATTTTTCCAAGCAAAAGCAGCACCTAACTTAGGATTAAACTGGATTATTATTTTTTACTCAGTATGTCCAATAGTATGTGCAATAATATTAGCAATTGTGTTAAAAGAGCCAGAAAAGGATAATAAAGAGAAAACACAATCATTAAAATTAAAAGATATGTTAGAAGTTATAAAAATGCCAGCTGTATGGATGGTTATAATAATAACGTTTTCAACTTATGTATTTAATATATCATTTTATTATTTTACTCCATATGCATCAAATGTAATTGGTGCCTCTGCAGTTTTTGCAGCAATAATTACTGTATTAGCACAATATATAAGACCAGTATCATCAGTAGCAGGAGGATGCTTAGCTGATAAATTTGGAAAAGGTCAAACAATGTTAGTTGGATTCTTAGCCATGGCAGTAGGTACATTAATTTTAGTTTTAGCTTCTTCATTACAAGGTTCGCTACAAGTTGGAATGTTAATATTTGCTTGTATAATAATTTATCTAGCAATGTATTCAAACTTTGGAATATATTTTTCATTACTTTCTGAAGGAAGAATACCTTTAGAAAAATCAGGAGTAGCAATTGGCTTAGTTTCAACATTAGGTTATCTGCCAGAAGTATTGTGTCCATTAGCTGCAGGTAAAACACTAGATGCATTTTCTGGTGTAACAGGCTATCATATGTATTTTATAGGGATGGCTGTAGTGGCAACAATAGGAGCAATATTCTGTTTTATATGGATAAAAAAATATGGTAACAATTTCAACAAAAAATCTAAGACACAGGGGGAATAG
- a CDS encoding APC family permease, which produces MSKKKIGLSSLIFMNVSALYGIRWIAKSTSSSFGLGLGAIPMWFIFAILYFIPGALICAELASTYKSKDGGLHDWVVEAYGEKYGFMVSWLNWTAKLFWYSSFLTFLAINVSYAIGNQGLADNKIFVLVLSLIVFWGLSFISTKDIKFAKLFTNTGALGSTIPSILIIVFAFLAVVVLKKIPSASTYTVQTITPDFNPNSLVAISAIIFGFTGAETLANFITQIDKPEKNFPKAVIVSALIVATLYVLGSIAITSLMSPNEITASKGILDSLAVACEALGIPAVFIQVIAAGIAISVLGAIVLYIASPIKMLFGSVNEGIFPKKLTKINEHNVPANAVMFQAVLVSSILTLTALLPNVDTIYNILVTMTALTSLFPYVLLFLSYIKLRKDNKNIERDYTMTKNDFVAINIGRFLLVVTLLGVILTATPVMSTLKDNIIYEIEMIGGGALVIISGLMMWRRYEKSLKSNSSGSLKSAK; this is translated from the coding sequence ATGTCAAAAAAGAAAATTGGATTAAGTAGTTTAATTTTTATGAATGTGTCTGCACTATATGGGATAAGATGGATTGCAAAATCTACATCATCGAGCTTTGGATTAGGCTTAGGAGCTATTCCAATGTGGTTTATATTTGCAATTTTATATTTTATTCCTGGTGCACTAATATGCGCAGAGCTTGCTTCAACATATAAATCAAAAGATGGTGGTCTTCATGATTGGGTTGTAGAGGCTTATGGAGAAAAATATGGATTTATGGTTTCTTGGTTAAATTGGACTGCTAAATTATTTTGGTATTCTTCTTTTTTAACATTTTTAGCTATAAATGTTTCTTATGCTATAGGAAATCAAGGCTTGGCAGATAATAAAATTTTTGTTCTAGTATTATCTTTAATAGTATTTTGGGGCTTATCATTTATATCAACAAAAGATATAAAATTTGCTAAATTGTTCACTAATACAGGAGCATTAGGATCAACAATACCAAGTATTTTGATTATAGTATTTGCTTTCTTAGCAGTAGTTGTACTGAAAAAAATACCAAGTGCTTCAACTTACACTGTACAAACTATAACTCCAGATTTTAACCCAAATTCACTTGTAGCAATTTCTGCTATTATATTTGGATTTACTGGAGCTGAAACATTGGCAAACTTCATAACTCAAATAGATAAACCAGAGAAAAACTTCCCTAAAGCTGTAATTGTATCAGCCTTGATAGTGGCAACACTGTATGTATTAGGATCAATTGCAATTACATCTTTAATGAGTCCTAACGAAATCACAGCATCAAAAGGAATACTGGATTCTCTTGCAGTAGCATGTGAGGCTTTAGGTATACCAGCAGTATTTATACAAGTAATAGCAGCAGGTATAGCAATATCTGTACTGGGAGCAATAGTACTTTACATAGCTTCTCCTATAAAGATGTTATTTGGATCAGTAAATGAAGGTATATTTCCTAAGAAATTAACTAAAATTAATGAACATAATGTACCAGCAAATGCGGTAATGTTCCAAGCAGTGTTAGTTTCATCTATATTAACACTAACTGCATTATTACCTAATGTAGACACAATATATAATATTTTAGTTACAATGACTGCATTAACATCATTGTTCCCTTATGTTTTATTATTCTTATCTTATATAAAATTGAGAAAGGATAATAAAAATATAGAGAGAGATTATACAATGACTAAGAACGATTTTGTAGCTATAAATATAGGACGCTTTTTATTAGTAGTTACTCTTTTAGGTGTTATATTAACAGCAACTCCAGTTATGTCTACTCTAAAAGACAATATAATATATGAAATAGAAATGATAGGTGGGGGAGCATTAGTAATTATTTCTGGATTAATGATGTGGAGACGATATGAAAAATCATTAAAATCGAATTCATCAGGATCACTAAAATCAGCAAAATAA
- a CDS encoding histidinol-phosphatase HisJ family protein yields the protein MNMLDNHVHTTFSRDGKDSMEKVIKKAMDMGVAHLTFTDHMEYNTDKFSIDFEKYCKTIEEFQWKYKNYINLYKGIEVGYQNHLKDEINNIINKYAFDFVLCSTHTVDKINVPDSKFFEGYSKEEAYRKYFTSILETVTTFKNFDTYGHLDYIVRYGNYENNKVIYNDYKDVLDILLKTIIERGKGIEINTSGIRYNLESMHPNQNILQRYKELGGEIITVGSDSHQAKDLCKDFYKVYDMLEFLDYRYVCMFKERTPVYISIEKTRKGIVA from the coding sequence ATGAATATGTTAGATAATCATGTACACACAACTTTTTCAAGAGATGGGAAGGACTCTATGGAAAAAGTAATAAAAAAGGCTATGGATATGGGAGTGGCTCATTTAACTTTTACGGATCATATGGAGTACAACACAGATAAATTTAGTATTGATTTTGAAAAATACTGTAAGACTATTGAAGAGTTTCAATGGAAGTATAAAAATTATATTAATCTTTACAAAGGAATAGAAGTAGGTTACCAAAATCATTTAAAAGATGAAATAAATAATATAATAAACAAATATGCTTTTGATTTTGTATTGTGTTCAACTCATACAGTAGATAAAATTAATGTGCCTGATTCTAAGTTCTTTGAGGGATATAGCAAAGAAGAAGCTTATAGAAAGTATTTTACAAGTATTTTGGAAACAGTAACTACATTTAAGAACTTTGATACTTATGGGCACTTAGATTATATTGTAAGATATGGAAATTATGAAAATAATAAGGTAATTTATAATGACTATAAAGATGTGCTAGATATTTTGCTAAAGACAATTATTGAAAGAGGAAAAGGTATAGAGATAAACACATCTGGCATAAGATACAACCTGGAATCTATGCATCCTAATCAAAATATTCTTCAAAGATATAAAGAGTTAGGGGGAGAAATTATTACAGTTGGCTCAGATTCACACCAAGCGAAGGATCTTTGTAAGGATTTCTATAAGGTTTATGATATGCTAGAATTCTTAGATTACAGATATGTTTGTATGTTTAAAGAAAGAACTCCTGTGTATATTAGCATTGAAAAAACTAGAAAAGGAATAGTAGCATAA
- a CDS encoding TetR/AcrR family transcriptional regulator: MNNSNNKTSIKKKTTYTTITKLMDATQAIIDEKSVNSVTIREIASRSGFNSATIYKHFKNLDHLIFFVLIKYTEEYNQALTEYVKNATSSIDFFLRGWECFLIYSFKDPDIYYKLYFTNLDNDDSTYMDEYYKIFPYDHKNLNYVLSNILFNKSISDRNTIILDPCVKDGYFNADIITELSEIQMYIYESLIARVSKNKMTSEVAMYKGLKYIYHITKKYSNIDFTYVSPKYGNIE; encoded by the coding sequence ATGAATAATAGTAATAATAAAACTAGTATTAAAAAGAAGACTACATATACCACAATTACAAAGTTAATGGATGCTACTCAAGCTATAATTGACGAAAAAAGTGTTAACTCTGTAACAATCCGTGAAATTGCAAGCCGCTCTGGGTTTAATAGTGCAACAATATATAAACATTTTAAAAACCTTGATCATTTAATCTTTTTTGTTTTAATTAAATATACAGAAGAATATAACCAAGCTCTTACTGAGTATGTTAAAAACGCAACCTCTTCTATAGATTTTTTCCTAAGAGGATGGGAATGTTTCTTAATATATTCATTTAAAGATCCTGATATTTATTATAAGTTATATTTCACCAATTTAGATAACGATGATTCAACTTATATGGATGAATATTACAAGATATTTCCTTATGACCATAAAAATCTTAATTATGTTTTATCCAATATTTTATTTAACAAAAGTATTTCAGATCGTAACACAATTATACTTGACCCATGTGTCAAAGATGGTTACTTTAATGCTGATATAATAACTGAATTAAGCGAAATACAAATGTATATATACGAATCCCTTATTGCTCGTGTTAGTAAAAATAAAATGACTAGTGAAGTAGCTATGTATAAAGGTCTAAAATATATATATCATATAACAAAAAAATACTCAAATATTGATTTCACTTATGTAAGCCCAAAGTACGGAAATATTGAATAA
- a CDS encoding aminoacyl-histidine dipeptidase: protein MKIENLQPELVFNYFAEISKVPRGSGNEQGISDYLTSEGKRLGLEVVQDENLNVLIKKPATKSYENAPTVIIQGHMDMVCEKNKGKEHDFTKDPIELRVDGDYLYATDTTLGADNGIAVAMGLALLASDDIEHPALEVIFTADEEETMNGAMNIKGELFEGKYIINIDSEEEGTITVSCAGGVTAVVTVDKEYKAVENKKSAYKIDIKGLLGGHSGMEIDKQRANSNVLMGRLLNHISNVCNIEFDLVSVEGGLKNNAIPREAECIILVNSNDESNLEKEINNTLKVFKNEYKTSDPDVTIEFEKHESVYDKALNDKCKESIIELINLMPRGIQTMSMDIKGLVESSTNLGVISNNEENFVFEFATRSSVKSLKDDLNNRMTLLCNKLGVKLDLMDDYPEWEYAKDSKLEKICVNTYEELMGKKPEIVAIHAGLECGLLLDAIKGAQAISIGPNLFDVHTPNEHLDIPSTERTWKYLVAILKNIK, encoded by the coding sequence ATGAAAATAGAAAATTTACAACCAGAATTAGTATTTAATTATTTTGCAGAAATATCAAAAGTACCTAGAGGTTCAGGAAATGAACAAGGAATTAGTGATTACCTAACTAGTGAAGGAAAACGATTAGGGTTGGAAGTAGTACAAGATGAAAATTTAAATGTTTTAATTAAAAAGCCAGCTACTAAATCATATGAAAATGCACCTACTGTTATAATTCAAGGACATATGGATATGGTTTGTGAAAAAAATAAAGGAAAAGAACATGATTTCACAAAAGATCCAATAGAATTAAGAGTAGATGGAGATTACTTATATGCTACAGATACAACTTTAGGAGCAGACAATGGAATAGCAGTAGCTATGGGTCTTGCTTTACTTGCATCAGATGATATAGAACATCCAGCTTTAGAAGTTATTTTCACAGCAGATGAAGAAGAAACTATGAATGGTGCAATGAACATAAAAGGTGAATTATTTGAAGGGAAATATATAATAAACATTGACTCAGAAGAAGAAGGAACAATAACTGTAAGTTGTGCAGGTGGTGTTACTGCAGTTGTAACAGTTGATAAAGAATATAAGGCTGTTGAAAATAAAAAATCAGCTTACAAAATAGATATAAAAGGCCTTCTTGGTGGACACTCAGGGATGGAAATAGACAAGCAAAGAGCTAACTCTAATGTGCTGATGGGCAGACTTCTAAATCATATTTCTAATGTTTGTAATATAGAATTTGATTTAGTATCTGTTGAAGGTGGACTTAAAAACAATGCTATTCCTCGTGAGGCAGAATGTATAATACTTGTAAATAGCAATGATGAAAGTAACTTAGAAAAAGAAATAAACAATACTTTAAAAGTATTCAAAAATGAATATAAAACTTCAGATCCAGATGTGACAATAGAATTTGAAAAACACGAATCAGTATATGATAAGGCTTTAAATGATAAGTGCAAAGAAAGTATAATTGAATTAATTAATTTAATGCCAAGAGGTATCCAAACAATGAGTATGGATATTAAAGGACTTGTTGAAAGTTCTACTAACTTAGGTGTTATTTCTAACAATGAAGAAAACTTTGTATTTGAATTTGCTACTAGAAGTTCAGTAAAAAGTTTAAAAGACGATTTAAACAATAGAATGACTTTATTATGTAATAAATTAGGAGTTAAATTAGATTTAATGGATGATTACCCAGAGTGGGAATATGCAAAAGACTCCAAATTGGAGAAAATTTGTGTGAATACATATGAAGAATTAATGGGTAAAAAACCTGAAATAGTTGCAATACATGCAGGATTAGAATGTGGATTATTACTAGATGCAATAAAAGGAGCACAAGCAATATCAATAGGACCAAACTTGTTCGATGTTCATACACCAAATGAGCATTTAGATATACCATCAACTGAGAGAACTTGGAAATATCTTGTTGCTATATTAAAAAATATAAAATAA
- a CDS encoding CocE/NonD family hydrolase — protein MPVEVKEKKIRTDLPYKVNVVENQWITLSDGTNLSSRIWLPEGVSEKPLPAILEYIPYRKTDGTRARDEPMHGYFSGNGYVVVRVDMRGTGESDGLLRDEYLLQEQDDALEVIDWISKQPWCDGNVGMMGKSWGGFNSLQVAARRPPALKAIITVGFTDDRYNQDIHYKGGCVLNDNFWWGAIMLAYQCRPIDPHVVGERWKADWLKRLEEQPLGAGQWLEHQTRDEYWKHGSVCEDYSAIEIPVFAVDGWADSYQNSVLTLMEGLSVPRKAIIGPWAHVYAHDGAPGPAMGFLQEATKWWDHWLKGKETDTLDGPMVDIWLEDHMKPSCIQHVSEGRWVGLENWPSKDVSKKVFNLTYGKLLNEENEKEEIIKIKTPQNHGLLSGEWMGAGVPGESPSDQRLDDGMAVVFETDVLGEDLEIVGYPKFEVELASDKKKAMLFAQLSDVDEDGAVTRVSYGVMNLTHLEGHGKVVELTPGEKVKAFVGLDCCGHKFPKGHRIRLSLATTFWPMFWPMPEDATLSLDLSTAKFILPEFNGSDSVGPNMNPECAALTPTTFLSEGRVDRSVSYDILTDTWTCITDGVGGVFGEGVYRFDEVDVMVEHNLKRELTLTNGDPLSAKYTIYQQMKLGREGWMTDADIVVTQSSDMDNFYITGHMKIKLNEEQVFEREYDFKVKRNGL, from the coding sequence ATGCCAGTAGAAGTAAAAGAAAAAAAAATAAGAACAGATTTACCTTACAAAGTTAATGTAGTGGAAAATCAATGGATCACATTATCAGATGGAACAAATCTTAGTTCAAGAATATGGCTTCCAGAAGGGGTAAGCGAGAAGCCATTACCAGCAATATTAGAGTACATACCATACAGAAAAACTGATGGTACAAGGGCTAGGGATGAGCCTATGCATGGATACTTCTCAGGAAATGGATATGTTGTAGTTAGAGTTGATATGAGAGGAACAGGAGAATCTGATGGTTTATTGAGAGATGAATATCTTCTTCAAGAACAAGATGATGCACTAGAAGTAATAGATTGGATAAGTAAGCAGCCTTGGTGTGATGGAAACGTAGGTATGATGGGAAAATCATGGGGTGGATTTAATTCACTACAAGTTGCAGCAAGAAGACCACCTGCATTAAAAGCGATAATAACAGTAGGATTTACTGATGATAGATATAATCAAGATATACACTACAAAGGCGGATGTGTATTAAATGATAACTTCTGGTGGGGGGCTATAATGTTAGCTTACCAATGCAGACCAATTGATCCTCATGTAGTTGGTGAGAGATGGAAAGCAGATTGGTTAAAAAGACTAGAAGAACAGCCTTTAGGAGCTGGACAATGGTTAGAGCATCAAACTAGAGATGAATATTGGAAGCATGGTTCTGTTTGTGAAGATTATTCAGCAATAGAAATTCCAGTATTTGCAGTAGATGGATGGGCTGATTCTTATCAAAATTCAGTGTTAACACTTATGGAAGGTTTAAGTGTTCCAAGAAAAGCAATAATAGGACCATGGGCTCACGTATATGCACATGATGGAGCTCCTGGACCAGCTATGGGATTCTTACAAGAAGCAACTAAATGGTGGGATCACTGGTTAAAAGGAAAAGAAACAGATACTTTAGATGGACCAATGGTAGATATTTGGTTAGAGGACCATATGAAACCATCTTGTATTCAACATGTTAGTGAAGGTAGATGGGTAGGACTTGAAAACTGGCCTTCAAAAGATGTTTCTAAAAAAGTATTTAATTTAACATATGGAAAATTATTAAATGAAGAAAATGAAAAAGAAGAAATAATTAAAATAAAAACTCCACAAAATCATGGACTATTATCTGGTGAATGGATGGGTGCAGGTGTACCTGGAGAAAGTCCATCTGACCAAAGGTTAGATGATGGAATGGCTGTAGTATTTGAAACAGATGTATTAGGAGAAGATTTAGAAATAGTAGGATATCCTAAATTTGAAGTAGAATTAGCTAGCGATAAGAAGAAAGCTATGTTATTTGCACAATTATCTGATGTGGATGAAGATGGCGCTGTTACTAGAGTTTCATACGGGGTTATGAATTTAACTCATCTTGAAGGTCATGGAAAAGTTGTAGAATTAACTCCAGGAGAAAAAGTTAAGGCTTTTGTAGGACTTGACTGCTGTGGTCATAAATTTCCTAAAGGACATCGTATAAGATTATCTTTAGCAACTACATTTTGGCCAATGTTCTGGCCTATGCCTGAAGATGCCACATTAAGCTTAGATTTATCAACAGCTAAATTTATATTACCAGAGTTCAATGGTTCTGATTCCGTAGGACCAAATATGAACCCTGAGTGTGCGGCTCTTACTCCTACTACTTTCTTATCAGAAGGTAGAGTTGATAGAAGTGTATCTTATGATATATTAACTGACACTTGGACTTGTATTACAGATGGTGTTGGTGGAGTTTTCGGTGAAGGAGTTTACAGATTTGATGAAGTTGATGTAATGGTTGAACATAACTTAAAGAGAGAATTAACTTTAACAAATGGAGATCCATTGTCAGCTAAATACACAATTTACCAACAAATGAAATTAGGAAGAGAAGGTTGGATGACAGATGCAGATATAGTTGTTACTCAAAGTTCTGATATGGATAACTTCTATATAACAGGTCACATGAAAATTAAGTTAAATGAAGAACAAGTCTTTGAAAGAGAATATGATTTTAAAGTAAAGAGAAATGGGCTTTAA
- a CDS encoding YfcC family protein, giving the protein MGKPDKKKKSFTLPSAYTVLLIITAIIALATQFIPGVKAAKFSDLVMAPINGLNEAIEIAIFVLLIGGFLGVTAKTGALDAGIGNVVAKLKGKELILIPVLMLIFSLGGTSFGMAEETIAFAALVTTTMIVAGFDPLVSVGTIILGAGSGVLGSTVNPFLVSTSIGALNGVGIEVNQVIVIGTGVALWLSSLLISIYFVMKYAKKVQKDKNASILSEREIKEAHDAFIGNDKSEEVVEFTTKRRIVLGLFTLTFLVMVAAVIPWEEFGVTIFANTSFLTGSSLGHWWFSELGMWFVIMAIIIGVVYRMSEKDIVGSFMDGAADMVGVALVIGVSKGISVMMSTTGLDNYVLNHASSMLNGMSPIVFTIAAFLIYMVLSFFIPSTSGLAGLSMPIFGPLAVSLGFKAELIISIFSAGSGLVNLVTPTSGVIMGALAIAKVDYATWVKFVSKVLVAIFISSSIILCLAMMLV; this is encoded by the coding sequence ATGGGTAAACCAGATAAAAAGAAAAAATCATTTACATTGCCATCGGCTTATACCGTGTTATTAATTATTACAGCAATAATAGCATTAGCAACACAATTTATACCAGGAGTTAAGGCAGCTAAATTTTCAGATTTAGTTATGGCACCGATAAACGGTTTAAACGAGGCTATTGAAATAGCAATATTTGTTTTATTAATAGGTGGTTTTTTAGGAGTAACAGCAAAAACAGGAGCATTAGATGCAGGAATAGGAAATGTAGTTGCCAAATTAAAAGGAAAAGAATTAATATTAATACCAGTACTTATGTTAATATTCTCTTTAGGAGGAACTAGTTTTGGTATGGCAGAAGAAACTATAGCATTTGCTGCATTAGTTACAACAACTATGATAGTTGCAGGATTTGACCCATTAGTTTCAGTAGGCACAATTATACTTGGAGCAGGTAGTGGAGTTTTAGGCTCTACTGTAAACCCGTTCTTAGTTTCAACTAGTATAGGAGCTTTAAATGGAGTAGGAATCGAAGTTAACCAGGTAATAGTTATAGGAACTGGAGTAGCTTTATGGTTATCATCATTATTAATATCTATCTACTTCGTTATGAAATATGCGAAGAAAGTTCAAAAAGATAAAAATGCTTCAATATTATCAGAAAGAGAAATAAAAGAAGCACATGACGCATTTATAGGAAATGATAAAAGTGAAGAAGTAGTAGAATTTACTACTAAGAGAAGAATAGTTCTTGGATTATTTACTTTAACATTTTTAGTAATGGTAGCAGCAGTAATTCCTTGGGAAGAGTTTGGAGTAACAATATTTGCAAATACATCATTCTTAACAGGATCTTCACTAGGTCACTGGTGGTTCTCTGAATTAGGTATGTGGTTTGTAATAATGGCAATTATTATAGGTGTAGTTTACAGAATGAGTGAAAAAGATATTGTAGGATCATTTATGGATGGAGCTGCTGATATGGTTGGAGTTGCACTAGTTATAGGTGTATCTAAAGGTATATCAGTAATGATGAGTACTACTGGATTAGATAATTATGTACTAAATCATGCGTCATCAATGTTAAATGGAATGTCACCTATAGTATTTACAATAGCAGCATTCTTAATATATATGGTATTATCATTCTTTATACCATCAACTTCTGGTTTAGCTGGTTTATCAATGCCGATATTTGGTCCTTTAGCAGTATCTTTAGGATTCAAAGCTGAATTAATAATATCTATATTCAGTGCAGGTAGTGGATTAGTTAACTTAGTAACACCAACAAGTGGTGTAATAATGGGAGCTTTAGCTATAGCAAAAGTAGATTATGCTACATGGGTTAAATTTGTAAGTAAAGTTTTAGTTGCAATATTTATATCATCATCAATAATCTTATGCTTAGCTATGATGTTAGTATAA